A region of Vigna radiata var. radiata cultivar VC1973A chromosome 10, Vradiata_ver6, whole genome shotgun sequence DNA encodes the following proteins:
- the LOC106776033 gene encoding uncharacterized protein LOC106776033, translating into MARSSTAMKWVSIFALLALSHLPLTTFAEDGLVANGDFEATPSNGFPNEAIVEGPSEVPNWKSNGTVELVESGQKQGGMILIVPQGRHAVRLGNDAEISQEVTVEKGSIYSVTFCAARTCAQLESINVSVASTSQTIDLQTLYNVQGWNPYAVSFNAEEDTFRLVFKNPGMEDDPTCGPIIDNIAIKKLFTPKSPKENAVINGDFEEGPWMFTNTSLGVLLPTNLDEETSSLPGWIVESNRAVRYIDSDHYSVPQGRRAVELLSGKEGIISQMVETKPDKPYSLTFSLGHADDKCKEPLAVMAFAGDQAQNVHYTPNSNSTFQTANLNFTAKAERTRIAFYSIYYNTRSDDMSSLCGPVVDDVRVWFSNSHGLRGFSLFRLGLAILGLALVLV; encoded by the exons ATGGCTCGGAGCTCCACAGCAATGAAATGGGTCTCCATCTTTGCACTTCTAGCCCTTTCCCACTTGCCTCTCACAACCTTCGCAGAAGATG GGCTAGTGGCAAATGGAGATTTCGAGGCTACCCCATCAAATGGGTTCCCGAACGAGGCGATAGTGGAGGGGCCCAGCGAAGTACCTAACTGGAAGTCAAACGGCACCGTTGAGCTAGTTGAGTCAGGGCAAAAACAGGGTGGGATGATCCTCATCGTACCGCAGGGTAGACACGCGGTGAGGCTAGGCAACGACGCTGAGATCAGCCAGGAGGTAACGGTGGAGAAAGGTTCGATTTACTCAGTCACCTTCTGTGCGGCTCGCACGTGCGCCCAGTTGGAATCCATCAACGTGTCCGTTGCGTCTACATCGCAAACCATAGACCTCCAGACACTATACAACGTCCAGGGTTGGAACCCTTACGCCGTTTCTTTCAACGCAGAGGAAGACACTTTTAGGTTAGTGTTTAAGAATCCTGGAATGGAGGACGACCCCACTTGTGGCCCCATCATTGACAACATTGCTATCAAAAAGCTTTTCACCCCCAAATCCCccaaag AAAACGCAGTGATCAATGGCGACTTTGAAGAGGGGCCATGGATGTTTACCAATACTTCACTGGGTGTGTTGCTTCCCACAAATTTGGATGAAGAAACCTCCTCGCTACCAGGTTGGATAGTGGAATCGAACCGTGCCGTCCGCTACATAGATTCCGATCATTACTCTGTTCCACAAGGCAGAAGAGCCGTTGAGTTGCTTTCCGGAAAAGAAGGCATCATTTCCCAAATGGTTGAGACCAAACCTGACAAACCCTACAGCTTGACCTTCTCATTGGGACATGCTGATGATAAATGCAAGGAGCCTCTTGCTGTGATGGCCTTCGCCGGTGACCAGGCTCAGAACGTTCACTACACTCCCAATTCCAACTCCACCTTCCAAACTGCTAACCTCAATTTCACTGCCAAGGCCGAGAGGACAAGAATCGCCTTTTACAGCATATACTACAACACCAGAAGTGATGACATGAGTTCTCTCTGTGGGCCTGTGGTCGATGATGTCAGGGTCTGGTTTTCTAACTCCCACGGGCTTCGTGGGTTTTCCTTATTCAGGCTTGGGCTTGCGATTTTGGGTCTTGCTTTGGTTCTTGTGtaa